One Salvia splendens isolate huo1 chromosome 1, SspV2, whole genome shotgun sequence genomic window, tcctctgaaaatggaaaaagaaaaaagtcaacagagggcaccaaaaatacaggaaagaagcaaagccaaagaatcaagaagacaattcacctcggcgaagtccgtgggccatgcaaaaggctcacagacatttTCCGAAGGGGGCCCCAtgacgatgtctctctccgacgctcttgggggcttctgggccttccccttcccctttgccgaagtcgactccggcttcttcggatccgaagaggttttttgcctcttcggagtcctctcggcatcagacgccgagctggtggttttcggcctctccggctccttggactccgaagatttgcggctcagcttattcaatatgttcactaccgaaaaacaaggaaacaaggttagttttcgccgctaaagcagtaaggcataaaaaagaaatcctcaccctcagtctcttcgtccgaagacaagatattgaacacgaggtcgcccttgacgagctcagtttccgagtattgtttcctaatcataggaatcttattgagctcgccctcgagctcggccaacggttctaaccgaggatgaggaatcacggacttcggccctctccaaggaaagcccggagccgaagtcctattataaaaaaagaaacggttttgccatttcggccacttggttttgcagaaggccctaaaaggctgtaaggggatcaagtaaaaccaagatcccttccttttaaactggaaaaaattaaggattgcccgcagagacagatccttatctagcctacggagttcggcagcaaaagccgacaagtgcctccaagaattcggagtcacctgacctaaagggagttgaaaaaaatcaagaagctctacaaaaggtgggggaagagggaaacgaagcccgcattctaagcaggcttcgtaaacggtggcataaccctccggcgggtcgttagccctatgatcatcgtcgggaaccaccgccttccccccgggaagaagatatttttcgtgtagagatatcacggtgtccttactcaagacgctgtgaaagtattctacagtcttctccccggactctttccggctagaagaccccttgtcccctttcctaccgctacctaactcagaagaagaagaagaagacatggttcttactctttgcaaaatctgaagaaattctgaagaaattcttgaaagcggaaggaaatttttacgcaaaagagacagagtacagaagaagcaatagcaaaagtattcaaaggatgaagaaagggcgtatttatcagattcggagaagatttcaaaatcatcgcaccgtttcgaatcccacctttttaggattcaacggccggattttactgtcgcatttaatgcagtcacgcgcaaggcacgtcccctgacgtcagcctcccccgtacctttatcaaaatgccgaagtgactcgcttcgccgaagtgattcacttcgtttttcggggggggtagtgatggggtacggactaaacaagcccaacagcagtgacggcccatcaacccaaagcccaaggaagagtatcagttcggcattaccaaagagttcggccccagcctacagctcggtaaaagccgaccagtcaagctctactctcagatcggctaaagctgctcggcaatagttcagcagttcggtctcagtattcgaccgaactggaagatagtcaactcatgcaggatcacatgcaggatagtggaccaagtacagagatagtggactcatgcaggatctcatgcaagatagtggacccatgcaggatctccatgacctccacgacatccacaaccatcattagtggtgatgcaagccacgatcttagttcaatgtataaatagaacttagatcagatagaaaagggttaagttctaaagaagctctctagacataatagatcatatagcaagtttgtattgtaagctgtagaaaacagatcaagcaatacaactctgccctctttccttcccgtggacgtagatttacctcagtaaatcgaaccacgtaaatctctgtgtcgtaatctgtattttcctgcattcatcaccatcaaaaattcgccaaaccatcacaaGTAAAACGGAAGAGTTAATAGTGATTAACTATATATGTATGTGAAGTAGCTAGATGTCTAGAATACTTGCTCCAAATGTGTCTCGTTatgtaatagtaatattttacaTTGCACTTACCTCTGCAGCAATAGGCTTCTTTCCACTAAGCATGAGTATGTTGATTATCCTTACGGCGAATGATGTATTCCAATTCCACAATCCTCTGCATAAGTAGGAGAAATTTGTCATAAAGAATACTAGTAATTAGTAAACAACAATGTTTATGGATGGCGTTTGGCGGCCAACCCAAAAACCGACAGTATGACATGATATGGCGGTCGATAAAATATTATGAACATACATATTTATCAATtcaaataataagaaaataataaaaaaatgtaatataTCTGCTATTAAAACAGTCTAAAGCATAATGTCATAAGCAATTACTCTGCATATAATGTCTTGTTCAATAATCAAAAATATAAAACcgtcataataataataataattatcaGTGACGGAGCCAGAGATTTCATAATGGGGGTCcaaaattaaacttcaaaaaaattacataaattaaattataaggttcaaaatgtaaaagtcaaatgcaatcacatcataacatttgtcttctattcttcatcttctgaaacCGCTGCATAATAGTTTCATTGGTAACTTTAACAAACACATCCTTTTCGATGTAAGGAACTAAGCAATCATTCAATAGATGGTCTCCCATGCTATTACGTAGAGAAGTCTTGATGATCTTCATTGCTGAAAAGGCTCTTTCTACTGATGCAGTGGCAACTGGTAAGATCAATGATAACTTAACTAATGAATAAACCATTGGAAAAACTTCATGTTTCCTTGTAGAAACCATCTTTTGAGCAAGACCACTGATTCCTGATATTTGTGAAAACTTTTCATCTATGCGCACATCGAAAATAAAGTTCTCAAGTTGACTTTTAAGCTCGGACAAAGCAACTTCAGAAAATTCAGAAGGATAATACCGTGCAAGACGAAACAGCTTCTCCAaatcaaatgcagaaaataaatcCCTAGGATCAAAACATGACATGCATAAAACTAAGTCTGTGTTGACTTCATCAAAACGTTGATTCAACTCTTGAGCTTGCAAGTCAATAACAGAACAAAAGAGTTCAACTCGATAATAGTGgagattcttcattttctcagcTCTACGTCTTCCTTTTTTTCGAGCTACAAACTCATCTTCCATGTCAAGCACATCCAGTTCATATTTGCTACAAAACTTAGAAACATCAGCAAGCAATACATCCCAATCTTTTTCCCTCATTATTTGCAGACGTAATTTTGCTACCTTGACAAGATTCATCGCATTAACAATGTCTTGATCTTTCTTTTGTAGCACTTGGGAGAGTTCATGTGTGATTCCCAAGATTTGCTTCATAAGATGTAACACAAAGACAAACTcaaaactatttataatttctaaCACATCATCAGCTTCAGCCCTTATTGAATTGTCATGACCATTCTCCCCAACATACTCAAGAACATCAACAATAGAAGAATATAAATGTATCAAGTTGACAAGAGTACCGTAATGTGAACTCCAACGAGTATCTCCAGGTCGCTTCAATGACATTTCTTGATTTAGTCCTCTTCCTGTGCTTATTTCATCACTTGCAATCTCTTTAATAATATTCTCTATCTGTTTCTCCCGAAGTATATCTCTGCGCTTACAAGAACCTCCAACAGTATTACACAAACGAGAGAGAGAATTATAAAAAGATCCgacaattttatgttttttagcAACAGCAACAATCGTGAGCTGAAGCTGATGAGCAAAGCAATATACATAATAAGCACTGGAATTTCTCTTGAGTATCAAACTCTTCAACCCATTGAATTCTCCTCTCATGTTGCTTGCGCCATCATATCCTTGACCTCTCAAACTAGATATACTTAAATCATAAGTAGATAACAAATAATCAAGTGCTTTCTCAAGTGAGGTTGCAGTTGTATCACTAACATGAACAACACCAAGAAAACGTTCTATAACACATCCATTCTTGTCCACATATCGCACCACAACACCCATTTGCTCTTTGACAGATACATCTCGACACTCATCAACTAATATGGAGAAAAATTCACTTCTCATATCATGTACAATAGCTTTCGTTGTCTCAACAGCAAATGCATTTATAATATCTCTCTGAATATCTGGTGATGTAAGTTTGAGATTGTCTGGAGCATTTTTTAGCACAACACTAGCTATCTCTTCATTGCAAGAAGAAATAACTTTCAAGAACTCAAGAAAATTACCTTGATTTAATGATTCTTCTGACTCATCATGACCGCGGAAAGGCAATCCTTGCATTATAAGATAACGAAGAGAAATAATCGTTGCATTTAATCGCATGCGGTAGTCAAGCTTAGACTGTGTTGACTATTTTGCCAAAGAGACCTCAATGTGTTGGGCTTGATTAATCAAATCCTCACATGCTAATCTGCACCTGTTATGAGCACTTTTATGGTTTCCAACATGATCTCTTAATCTTTCTTTCTTGCGCCAGACCGTAAATCCTCCTGATACAAAAGCATCTTGTCCATTTCCGTGGAGTCTTGAAAAAAGATagcaatataaacaaaaagCTGCTTCCTTTGTAACAGTATATTCCAACCAATCCTTAAATTTACCAAACCAATGTGAGACAaatttacgttttcgatttccaTCTACTGTAGGACAAAAATCATGATTACGTGGTTGACACGGACCTTTAAGTAAGTAAGCTCTGCGAACTTGTTCTATTAAATTTGGTGGATAACTCATTATATCAGGTCGTTCTCCTGGATCACTTGGaagattctctaaatcaaccttACTTTTATCTTCATTCGATAATTCTTGAGGTTAAAGAAGTGaaggttcaactgatgaagaatcaACGGAAGAAAGTTTCTTGAAATAACGATCCATATACCTACAAAAATAGTCAACACTGattaagttcaaaatatttgatattttctgtatgcaaaactattaacacacacatcaaataaagAATTGGAGTTATAAAATTCTAACTACAGAACCACCGTAGTCCGTAGCCATTGAATTACATAAGCTATCTTCTTTCTCcccctttgaattattattgcagccaaacaaaaaaacaacctatgtagaaaaattaattgaattatatttgagttttgaatatacctagttctagtttaccagatttcagacttggaaaggcagaatgaatacgctaaattaagaggcacgattcatatatattttgctgaaacctatctctaatattatatttattataaattataattattgtgaaattactaaaatacccctaagTTTTTTAAGAATTAGTGGGGGGACCATGGTCCCCCCACTAATTCTTAAAAAACTTAGGGGTCCCTCCCTCCGCCCCTgataattatcattattttatgtttttgttgtAATTTAGTAATAACCaattaagaaaattttaatgaaaatttgaaattttaaattacattCTGACTACATCAAAatactaattaataattataataataataattattatattatttcttaTTATTATGCTATatatttacttattaagaaaatctgaatttaaataataaaattatgcattataataataaaaaatattataacaattattattatgtttttcattaataattcattaagaaaatcttaaaataattttaatattattgattatattaaaattattattattattacttatttattaataaaattttaattatcattATAT contains:
- the LOC121757555 gene encoding zinc finger MYM-type protein 1-like; its protein translation is MQGLPFRGHDESEESLNQGNFLEFLKVISSCNEEIASVVLKNAPDNLKLTSPDIQRDIINAFAVETTKAIVHDMRSEFFSILVDECRDVSVKEQMGVVVRYVDKNGCVIERFLGVVHVSDTTATSLEKALDYLLSTYDLSISSLRGQGYDGASNMRGEFNGLKSLILKRNSSAYYVYCFAHQLQLTIVAVAKKHKIVGSFYNSLSRLCNTVGGSCKRRDILREKQIENIIKEIASDEISTGRGLNQEMSLKRPGDTRWSSHYGTLVNLIHLYSSIVDVLEYVGENGHDNSIRAEADDVLEIINSFEFVFVLHLMKQILGITHELSQVLQKKDQDIVNAMNLVKVAKLRLQIMREKDWDVLLADVSKFCSKYELDVLDMEDEFVARKKGRRRAEKMKNLHYYRVELFCSVIDLQAQELNQRFDEVNTDLVLCMSCFDPRDLFSAFDLEKLFRLARYYPSEFSEVALSELKSQLENFIFDVRIDEKFSQISGISGLAQKMVSTRKHEVFPMVYSLVKLSLILPVATASVERAFSAMKIIKTSLRNSMGDHLLNDCLVPYIEKDVFVKVTNETIMQRVIAYDIML